Below is a genomic region from bacterium.
ATCTAACAGTAATATGAAGAACTATAAACTACTTGGTCTATTAACCGCACTTAACATAACCTTTCAGCTAGTGTCAGACGTGACCGCCGGGAAAATTATAGAGTTGTTTACATTTCCGGTTTCCGTAACAGTGTTGTATTTTCCATTTGTATATATTTTGTCCGATGTTTTGACCGAGGTCTACGGCTATGCACGAGCCCGTCTGGTAACTTGGCTAACTTTAGCCTGCTCTGTCATTGCTGGCTTGGTATTTTACGTAGTAGCATATTTTCCATCACCGGAATTTTTTACTGCCAGCGAAGCTTATGCCACTGTGTTCGGTATTGTTCCAAGAATTTTAATCGGTGGCTGGATCGCTGTGTTCGCAGGAGAAATTTTAAACAACTATGTCTTGGCTAAAATGAAGGTGTGGACCAAGGGTAAACATCTTTGGATGCGCACCATTGGCTCTACAGTGTTTGGACAAGGCTTAAACACACTTTTGTTTTATATGATTGCGCTATCGGGAATATTGCCTATAAAAGTCTTGATTGTTTCGATTCTGTCGGCCTGGGCGATAAAGATCACTGTAGAAGTTGTATTTACCCCAATTACTTATTTTATAATTCGTAAAATTAAACAAGTAGAAGGCGAGGACTACTATGACGATAATACAAACTTTAGTCCGTTCAGTTTGAAGATTAAGGAGTAGTTCATGTGTATAATCCCCTTGACGCTTGGTCATAAAATTGTTATATTAACACCTTCGGTCAATCCGAAGGATTATATCCGCGCAACCGGTCACCCTTAATTATCAACAGGAGGTGACATATGATAGCGATTTCAATTACGGCGCTCAACTATTTCCACAAAGCTCATTTTATGGGCAGTGGACGGATAAAACCGGTTGCGGAGTTTGGTTGCTACTATTGCGCTAAAATCTATCGGCTCGACGAACATCCGATTCGAGAGTGGGTAGATGGAGGTTATACTGCATTGTGTCCAGTTTGCGGCATAGACAGCGTGATTCCTCGGCTGAGGAAAATCGACTTCGATGTCCGCGACATGGAGGAGCTGTATACAGAAATGTTTTCATAAACCTGGTTCGCCAGGTTTTTTATTTTGGGCAAAATAAAAAGCCCTAGGATGAGGGCTAAGTTATGAGTGCCGATAATCTATAAGAACATCGTTTATGGTGACTTTCATTTCTCCGTCATTGATCACTTCGGGTAGAGGTGATTTAAACAGCATTTGATGATAAGCAAACAACAGTTTGCGGTTCATCATTCCTTGGTCGTACAGCTCCACGAGAGCTGTGTGGCCGTTGTGCTTGTCGTTAAATTCGCACTGAAAATTATGTTCAGGGATTAAGATTCTGCCTAGTTTGTGACTGAGAACCATTTTAATTTCGTGCGCATGGTCGTTATTCATTAGGAGTTCATATGGTTGCAGACCGAACCCTAAACCCAATTCGACCGGATCATTAATTGCCTTTGCCATAAGACCTCCTTATGCACTGATCATTTGCCTTAATTGAATCATTTTTATAGGACTAGGTCAACGGATGGTAAAGGATTGGGATTTTAGCTCAGAATAATATAAAATGAATATATGAGATTTAACCAGGAACAAGCTAGAAATTTCCAGGCCGCTTTCCAAAACCGGCAGGATAACGAAGACCACGAGATCTTTCCAGGGGCTTCTGTCGAATTTGAAGCCATTAAGAAAACTATTCAGGAATACCTTCGCCGCGAACATAAGATTAATGAAGGCAATAACGGTGTTATTTTTAAAATTGAATTGGATAATCCTGATGAGGGTGGAGAAACAAAAGAATTTGCGGGTAAATTACTAAAGGTGGGGGATTATAATTCACTTCATAACGAATACTTAAACCAGAAGCAGGCTTACGATATTTTAGAGCAAGCCATCGCCGAAGGAGCCGACCCCGCAGAGTATGCGAAGATCCCTGTACCATATTTTTGCGATTCCTTCGAAGCGGATGAAGGAATCAAAAAGCACCTAGAAGAAGAAGGGGTTAATATAGGGGATAATAATTTTGGCCTACTGCTTATGGATTGGGTCGATGGCAGGGATGTTGCCACTCACTTGTTTAAGCGTGCCCTCGAGCTAAAAGAGAGCCGTTATTTAGAAACTATTCAGGCCAGCAATTTTAATCAGCTGCATCAGGCGGTAAGCCTGGAATTCGATTTTGCGCGGCCAGGCGGAAAGGCCACCCGCGAGGGTGATCGCATTTTTGAGCAGAGAAAAATTGAGGCCGAAAACGAAAAAAGAATTTACACATTCCTGAAAAAGAAAAATTACACTTTTCCCAAGGAAACGGTGCAGAGAATAAAAAACACCATCGACTTGTTAAAAGCAAATGGGTTGAATATGTGGGACAGTCATGCTCGCAATATCATGATTGATGATAACGAAGAGAACCCGTACCTGATCGATTTTGCTCCTCAGACCGGAAAGGGAAATGGCGAGACTCTCGGACTGGATCCATATATTTTAGTTCGGCAACTAGAGGCGCTCACTACCACTATTGAGGAAGAACACCAGATGGAAGCCGAAAGTAAATTTAAGGACTGGAGCGAAGATTATGACCGTCATGTAAAGAACTCTCGCTGGCGAACTAGATTTATAGAAGAAACGGCAAATGGAGAAGTTTTCCTCCGGGCGGCTAAGCTAGAGATAGGCAGCGGGGTAAATTACGTAGACGATTATATTTTTGCTCTCTGCAATAAAGTAGAAACGGGAAAGATCGAACAGTCTGATGCGTTGCAAATGTTGCAAGAACTTATGGGCGAATATCTACAAAGCTGGCGCAAAGCTAAAATCGAAATGGCAATTAAAAAAGCGAGTGAATAATCACTCGCTTTTATCTAATTGTTCGCTTTGTTCCAGTATTTCGACTTTCATCCGGCGGCCGGTTTTTTTATTCACGGTAGTAACCGAAGTCTCGGTTAGGATTACATCGTGAGTTTTCTTTCCGCTTTTGTGGATGTCTTTTTCGAACTCCTGAGTTTTGTCGGCCAAATCCTCATTACGGAACAGCTTGGCTTTCTTCAGGTTCGTAGTCATGATTCCCCCTCAGCTACTTATATAAATTGCATTTGTTGAGTATTTAATGCTGCATAACTATACCCTCTTTGACAAAAAAAGTCAACCGTAGTATAATTTCTTTAACTAAATATCCCAAGACAGTTGGTGGCTAATTCCCAAGAAAAAGCCTTAAATGCCAGTAAAATGGCGACCCACCGAGGAACGACCCAGCGCTACTATAATATAGTGCGCGCGGATTTTGTAACTCGGCCAATTATAAAGAAGCCGAGTTTTATTGTTTCTATAGCTGCTCGCATCACCGGCTTGGCCCGTAGTGAGCACATATGTTCCGGATTATTTAGAAGAAAGGTCGACAGGCCGGCGCTTGCATAACAGCAGCGCGCGGTCCCTTCATAAAAGGAAAAAATTATGGCAAAAACACGACAACAGAAAGAGCAAGATTTGCAGGAGCTTAACGATCGCGTAAAAGGCGCTAAGAGCATTGTTCTGGCAGACTATCGCGGCACTACTGTAAAAGAAATCGACACTTTCCGCCGCGCCCTTGGCAACGAAGGCGTGCAAAGCAAAGTCTATAAGGTTTCTTTAGTTAAGAAAGCTTTCGAAGCTAATAACATCGACGCTTCCAGCCTCGATTACAAGACTCCAGTAATCTTGGCCGTTTCTGCCGATGATGAAGTCGCTCCGGCGCGCATCATCAAAAACGTTTCCAAAGATGTTAAGACAATTAATATCTTAAGCGGTGTGTTAGACGGTACCTTTGCCGGCCGCGAACAGGTTCTTGCTTTGGCTGAATTGCCAAGCAAAGACGAACTTCGCGCCAAGCTGGTTGGTACTATCAATGCCCCTGTCTCTGGCTTTGTAAATGTCTTAGCTGGAAATATCCGCGGTTTGATTAACGTATTGAACGCGGTTGCTCAAAAATCGTAAGCCTTAGGCTTAACAGTAATTAATCGAAAGGAATATAATGTCTGAAGAAAACAAGACTGTTGAAGTTCCAGCTAAGTTTACCGACTTGGTGGCTTCTATCGAAAAGCTCTCCGTATTGGAACTTTCCGAATTAGTAAAAGTATTAGAAGAAAAGTTTGGCGTTAGCGCTGCTGCTCCTATGATGATGGCCGGCGCTCCAGCTGCTGGCGGCGCTGCCGCTGCAGAAGAAAAAGATGAATTCAATGTAGAATTGACATCTGCTGGCGAAAGCAAGATCAACGTAATTAAAGTAGTTCGCGAAGTTACCGGCCTTGGCTTAAAAGAAGCTAAGGATATGGTAGATGGCGCTCCTCAGGTTGTAAAAGAAGGCGCTCCTAAAGCAGAAGCTGAAGAATTGAAGAAGAAATTGGAAGAAGCTGGCGCTACTGTTACCTTGAAGTAATAACTTCTATAAAAAAGACTCTCGAAAGAGGGTCTTTTTGTTTCCCTGGCTAGGTACCCTTGAATGTCATCGGTCTGGTATAATTAAATAAAGCTGAAATAAGCATTAATTTTGATAATATGAACAATCCAGAAATGAATAATCCGGAATTGACCGGAGAATTGGATACACAGTTTGAGGACACCGAGGTCATTATTACCTTGGTTGACCCGGAAGAAAAGGAGTACGAAATCGCCGATCAAGAAAATCGCGAAAAGTTCCTTAAGCGCTTAGAGGGCATGCGTGAGGACGAAGTGTTGATGATCGAAGACGCATATGATTCGGGCAAAGAAGCTCATCGCCCCCAGCGTCGCGATAGCGGAGAGCGATACTTCGAACATGTTCGTTCCGTGGCCATTATTCTTATGGACGAAGCAGGTGTGCGCGATCCAGACTTGATCATTTCTGCTTTGCTTCACGATTCTGTAGAGGATTCGGCTTTGTTTGCTAATCGTACCAAAGCTCATTCCGATTGGGTAAAGACAGCCAGCTACCGCTTGAGCAAGAAGTTTAACCCGCGCGTAGCTAAGATGGTAATTACTTTGACAAAGCCGAGCGTAGACGGCGTGGAATTAAAAACTAAGGAAGAAGCTCATCATTTTTATATCGATAACCTTAGTGAAGCCGATCCGGAAACAATTATGGTCAAGATGGGCGACCGCTTGCACAATCTCCGCAGCTTAACTAACAACACTAAAGAGAAACAGTTAAAAACTATCAAGGAAACTCGAGAAGTATATTGGCCGATTTTCAAAAAAGTTTTAGAAAAATATCCAGAAGCTGGTCAGCACTTGTTAGGCGAAATGGAAAAGCAGATGGCGGAGTTGGAAGAGAATATGGAGAAGGCCGAATAATAACATTTGCGATAACAAAAAGACTCTCTCGAGAGTCTTTTTTATGGTGTCCAAAAGTGTTTTTATTCTGTTTAGAATTTTACTTCGAGCAGCTCGCTGCCATTGAGTACGTAAATGCTGCGGGCTTTTTCATCCACGGCTAGGTCTTTGAGTTCCGTGAATTTGTCGCTATTCAAAGTTTTAACTAGTGCGCCGGTTTTGCCTAATATGATCACGCGCTTATTGCCGCTGTCCAGAACATACAAGTTGGCAAAATCGTTTTGGGTAAACAGCTTGGTGGTTCCCGATAATCCAGAAATGCCAATATTGAATTCCTGCTTAGCGCCAGAATTATACTTAAGAATAGTGCCGCCAGTAGCTACGTAAATATTGCCGTCGATTGCTAAGTCGGAACCGTTTTTAAAGGCATCATCTTTGGCGGAAACTGTGCCAGCCGTAAAGGTGCGATTGCCGGTGTTGAAGTTTTTTACTTCCCCGGTGGATTTGTCTAAAATGTATACTCGATTATTGGTTGCGTATGTCTTCATCCCGCCGAAGCTGCTGCCAGAAGGAACACCTGTTGTAAAGCGACCAGTCACAATATCGTCTTCATAATCCCAGACAAATAGTTCGCTGCCGTTGTAGATGGCGGCTAAGTTGCTGTTTAAAGCTGTGCTGTCCACAATCGGCTCGCTGGATTTTAGCACGTCATCTTGAATCTGCTTGGCGGGTTTTTGGTAGGCGATAATGGTTCTGTTAACTTCCACCGCAAAATAGTTTGGCAGGTTGATTAAATTGCTGCCGTTGCCCAAAGTTGCCAGGCTGCTCACATTGGCCTTTTCTACTTTATTAAGTTTTTGATTCAATTCCTCCGCCTGAGCCTTCAGCTCGTTATATCTGTCAGCTTGGTCGCTTTCGCCAATATCAGCAGGCAAGCCATTAAGCATATTGGTCGCGTCTGCGTATAAGCGGGAAGCCTGCGCTTCGTCGCCATACAATAGAGCAGCATTGGCGTCGTTAAGGTTCTTTTCGATATTAGTTAAAGCTTCGGTAGAGACCGTTACAGTTTTTCTTTATTGCTTTGCATCCTGGCAATGGCGAGATTTGTTCCGAACGCAATCAACAAAATTGCCGCAGAAATTAGGAAGAACTTCTTTTGGCGGCTGTAGCCGGAGATTTGGCTTGGTTGGAGTTTAGAAGCAGTCTTTTTTAGAGTACTCTGCACGACTCCTACAGACTGATTGGATTTAGAAACCATGCCTTGCCAATAACTCTTTTTTACGTATTTATTTTTAAAGTCCGCTGCAAAGTTTTTTCCGATCATTAAGCTGGTAGCAGCTGCCTTTTTAACCTTGTGGGGTACCCAGCTCTTGTCTCGGACAATTTCAGAAGTCGCAATCGGGCCCGCTAAATACTGGCCGAGATCAACTTCTTCATCAGAGGTCGTGCCGGCTTCAACTTGCAGTGCAAAAATTGTGCCGCAGGCTACGTCTGGACCCATGTCGTCGTTTAAATATTCGATAATGCTTTGTGCGGCAATCGGCAGGTCGTTTTTATTCAATAAGGTCTTGATGCGATCGATAGAGATGTGGTTAAGCAATTCTGGGGTAGAAAGCATAAACAAGTCGCCCAGGCGAAGCTTGCCTTCGGAGAATTGGTCAAAAGTTTTTAACGGCTGCGAATTGCTATTGGAAGTATCGGTTATAGAAGAGAACTTGCCTTCACGGTAAATAAGCGCGGAAATTTTCCCGACACTAGAAACGCTCAGTACCCCGGCATGTTTTACAGCCACAGCTGCGTTGAGTTTACCGAGCCAGTGGGTTTTGCCTAAAGTGACAAGCTTGCCCAATTCTTCGTTAATGTTTGCTAAAGCAGCTTCAAAAATTCCTGTATGATTGCTGCCGTCGGCGCGCTTATACGAGCGTTTTAAAGATCCGCTAATTGCTTCTGCGATTCTCTGGCATTCATCTTTGGCTGCCGGGTTGAACATCGGCAGTTCGCAGATAACATAAATCTCAGTGCCGATGGAATCGATGGTTTCGGCGAGCGTATATACAAAAGTAGAGGACTGGCGGTTGTCCCCAAGCTGGATTTTTACAACTTGTGTTTCTAATTCAGTCATTTCCTATATTATACCACTTTTGAGTGGTGCCCGCACCCGCAGCCAAAATAGGGGGTATGGTATAATATTGAAATATGATTACTAGATTATCCGATATTATCGACTCAGATCATCAGGCTGAGTTGCTCGCATTTTTCTTACAGCTACTCCGCGTAGTTTTCCGGTTTCAGAATTGTCTCGCCGGCTGTCTATTAGCCATAAGGATGTTTCCGAAGCCGCGTCCATTATGGAAAAGCATAACTTAGTGAGAAGTTTTTCCAAACAGCAGACTAAATTTTATATTCTCAATCATCGTCATGCGATGATCCCCCAGTTAAAGAGTTCTTTGGGCAGGGAACATAAGTCTTGGCCGGACGAACTCAGTGCCAGCCTCCGAAAGCTCGGCAATTTTAGCGGCATATTTTTATCCGGGGTATTTGTGGGCCGTCCCGAATTGGTTGTCGACCTGTTACTAGTTGGTTCGGTTAATGCAGATAAGCTGAATGTGTTTTTAAGAACTACTAGCAAGCAATTCGGGGGAGAGCTTAATTACAGCATCATGACCGCCCAGGAATTTAAGCTGCGCCGCGACACGTTTGACCGTTTTATTAAAGACGTTTTCGATTATCCGCACATCACTCTCTTAGACAAGTCAGATGAAAAGCAAGAAATCAAAGAGACGGCAGCAACAGAGCCAGCCAAAGCTACTAAGTCGGTTGCAAAACCAGCTGTAGCTAAAGCCGTAAAGAAAAAGCAGTAAAGAAACAGTCTATAATTAAGAAACCAGAAGGTAAAAAGAAAGCCAATCGTTAAGCCTTTAGCAAAGGCGGTTCGGAAATCAAGACCTGTAGAAAAAAATACTACGCCGAAAAAGGTTAGAAAAACTGCTCGCAAAGCAGTGTCAAAGCCGGTAGCTAAGCCTACTAAGCCAGCAAAAAAGGCTAAACCAAAAAAGGCAATGCTAAAGCCAGTAAAAAAAGTTGCCAAAAAAACGGCTAAGAAGACTCTAGCTAAAAAGACCGTAACTAAAAAGCTGGCTTCAAAGCCATTTAAAAAAGCTATTAAGAAAAGAAGATAATGCAATTCTTCACAGACACATATAATCAGGTTTTAGGATACTTTCCGGATTTTCTCCACCCCTTTATCTCTATTGGTTTAGCTATCTTTTTGATCTACTCTATATTTCAGGTTCTGCGCAAGGATTTTATCTGGCTCATAGCGCTAGTGCTTTTATTGCCAGCTTCGGTGCCGATTCTGCAAGAGGTATGGGAAGTGCTGCTCGCGGTCATCAAATATCTTCTAGGCAAAGGGTAGCCAGTGCATTTGCACTGGTTTTTTATTTTGTGCTAAATTACGTTCATAACTTAGGAGGATATTTATGGCGCGAACTAGCGGAGACCCTTTGTTGGACAAGTTGAGAAAAAGCCCGAGATTCAAGGAAGCTAACGAGAAAAGCGATAAAAGGGAGCGAAAGCGGCTCTGTAAAATTCTGTATTTCGATAAGTTTCACCAACCCAAAAGGTGTGGCGGTCAGATAACCAGTCATACGATTCATAAACCATTCGATATGCGTACCCCGATAGGGGGACGTCATCGGCCTCCGAAAATCGATAGTTACGAGTCCTGTCAAAAGTGCGGGGTTCGTTATGACTCCCGAGTATAACGACTCTAATACATAATATTGTGGATAACTTTTTAAACAGTTGAAATTTCAGCTGTTTTTATATATTTGACACAGGGTGAACGATTGTATACTATTCAATTAGAAAGGAACTCAACATGAGCATCACCGACAGACAGAAACAATTATTAGAATACATCGTTCATCAAATAAGAGAATACAGTCTTCCTCCCTCGCTATCCGAAATGGCTGAACATCTTGGCGTGAAGTCTAAGAATGCTGTTGCAAAATTGCTTACCGGCCTAGAAGAAGGCGGTTATATAGAGACCAACGGCAAGGCCAGGGGAATCTCCGTACTTAACAGCCTTACCGACAGCTTGCAAAAAGGCTTAGTCCGCGTCCCGCTGCTTGGGTCTATTCAAGCCGGAAGCCCGCATCTTGCCGAAGAATTTAT
It encodes:
- the rplL gene encoding 50S ribosomal protein L7/L12, with product MSEENKTVEVPAKFTDLVASIEKLSVLELSELVKVLEEKFGVSAAAPMMMAGAPAAGGAAAAEEKDEFNVELTSAGESKINVIKVVREVTGLGLKEAKDMVDGAPQVVKEGAPKAEAEELKKKLEEAGATVTLK
- a CDS encoding 50S ribosomal protein L10, coding for MAKTRQQKEQDLQELNDRVKGAKSIVLADYRGTTVKEIDTFRRALGNEGVQSKVYKVSLVKKAFEANNIDASSLDYKTPVILAVSADDEVAPARIIKNVSKDVKTINILSGVLDGTFAGREQVLALAELPSKDELRAKLVGTINAPVSGFVNVLAGNIRGLINVLNAVAQKS
- a CDS encoding bifunctional (p)ppGpp synthetase/guanosine-3',5'-bis(diphosphate) 3'-pyrophosphohydrolase; its protein translation is MNNPEMNNPELTGELDTQFEDTEVIITLVDPEEKEYEIADQENREKFLKRLEGMREDEVLMIEDAYDSGKEAHRPQRRDSGERYFEHVRSVAIILMDEAGVRDPDLIISALLHDSVEDSALFANRTKAHSDWVKTASYRLSKKFNPRVAKMVITLTKPSVDGVELKTKEEAHHFYIDNLSEADPETIMVKMGDRLHNLRSLTNNTKEKQLKTIKETREVYWPIFKKVLEKYPEAGQHLLGEMEKQMAELEENMEKAE
- a CDS encoding queuosine precursor transporter — translated: MKNYKLLGLLTALNITFQLVSDVTAGKIIELFTFPVSVTVLYFPFVYILSDVLTEVYGYARARLVTWLTLACSVIAGLVFYVVAYFPSPEFFTASEAYATVFGIVPRILIGGWIAVFAGEILNNYVLAKMKVWTKGKHLWMRTIGSTVFGQGLNTLLFYMIALSGILPIKVLIVSILSAWAIKITVEVVFTPITYFIIRKIKQVEGEDYYDDNTNFSPFSLKIKE